A section of the Malania oleifera isolate guangnan ecotype guangnan chromosome 2, ASM2987363v1, whole genome shotgun sequence genome encodes:
- the LOC131148451 gene encoding pre-rRNA-processing protein SRD1-like, with protein MTWSHFGEIFFKWYFPTTVRSAKALEFLYLTQGPLTVQQYASRFIELSRFAPYLVPDEERKARKFEEGLRYMHNGTQRLSSGYTGEVAASCFIEETLSKMDNMDCEIDTTLKLGLPENHHCGRTASQSSPMQGYFSNMMNSDPLIYSQGLETYGGVAMGGYVDNQINPNNMEDFTCQTQPNFQAPNEAGNSSGKRCAQCEGHKTPLWRKGPAGPRTLCNACGLRHIRALKREDEGKKGDQKLNSQRPPKKGRP; from the exons atgacgtggagtcacTTTGGGGAGATTTTCTTCAAGTGGTACTTTCCCACTACagtcaggagtgcaaaggcattAGAGTTTTTGTATCTAACACAAGGGCCTTTGACGGTGCAACAGTATGCATcgagatttattgagttgtcccgGTTCGCCCCGTATCTTGTGCCAGATGAGGAaaggaaggcaaggaagtttgaggagggcctgag GTATATGCATAATGGTACTCAGAGATTGTCTAGCGGGTAtacaggggag GTTGCAGCTAGTTGCTTCATAGAAGAAACCCTAAGTAAAATGGACAATATGGATTGCGAAATCGACACGACGCTAAAGCTCGGGCTGCCGGAGAACCATCACTGTGGAAGAACTGCTTCCCAGTCCAGCCCTATGCAAGGCTATTTTTCCAACATGATGAACTCTGACCCCTTGATCTATTCTCAG GGATTGGAGACTTATGGGGGAGTGGCAATGGGAGGGTATGTCGATAATCAGATTAATCCCAATAATATGGAAGACTTCACATGCCAAACGCAGCCTAATTTCCAAGCACCAAATGAGGCTGGCAATTCCTCAGGGAAGAGATGTGCCCAATGTGAAGGACACAAGACCCCCTTGTGGCGCAAGGGACCTGCTGGCCCTAGA ACTCTTTGCAATGCTTGTGGACTGCGACATATAAGAGCATTGAAAAGGGAGGATGAAGGAAAGAAGGGAGACCAAAAACTCAACAGCCAACGTCCTCCAAAGAAAGGCCGCCCCTGA